One window of the Camelina sativa cultivar DH55 chromosome 1, Cs, whole genome shotgun sequence genome contains the following:
- the LOC104788558 gene encoding endo-1,3;1,4-beta-D-glucanase isoform X1, with product MSGPQCCENPPTLNPVSGSGNVEKLGGLDAYVSGSPDSKLCAILVSDVFGYEAPNLRALADKVAASGFYVVVPDYFCGDPYDPSNQERPIQVWIKDHGCDKGFEETKPLLEAIKNKGITAIGAAGMCWGAKVVVELSKVELIQAAVLLHPSFVTVDDIKDVKAPIAILGAEIDKLSPPALVKQFEEILASKPEVYSYVKIFPKVSHGWTVRYNIDEPEAVKAADESHKEMLDWFVTYVK from the exons ATGTCGGGACCTCAGTGCTGCGAAAACCCGCCGACACTTAACCCGGTTTCCGGGTCGGGTAATGTCGAGAAGCTGGGTGGACTCGATGCTTACGTCTCCGGCTCTCCCGATTCCAAGCTCTGTGCGATCCTCGTTTCTGATGTTTTTG GTTATGAAGCTCCAAACTTGAG GGCGCTTGCGGACAAGGTTGCGGCTTCTGGATTCTATGTTGTCGTTCCTGACTACTTTTGTGGAGATCCTTATGATCCCTCTAACCAGGAGAGACCCATCCAAGTTTGGATTAAAGACCATGGCTGT GATAAGGGTtttgaagaaaccaaaccatTACTTGAAGCCATAAAGAACAAAGGCATAACTGCCATTGGAGCTGCAGGAATGTGTTGGGGag CAAAAGTAGTGGTGGAACTGTCTAAAGTGGAGCTTATTCAAGCAGCTGTTTTGCTTCATCCTTCTTTTGTCACAGTTGATGATATCAAGG ATGTGAAGGCTCCAATTGCTATATTAGGAGCTGAGATTGATAAGTTATCCCCACCAGCACTCGTGAAGCAATTTGAGGAGATTCTAGCTTCCAAACCCGAG GTGTATAGTTATGTGAAGATATTCCCAAAAGTATCACACGGTTGGACTGTTAGGTACAACATCGATGAACCAGAGGCGGTTAAAGCTGCAGACGAATCTCACAAGGAGATGCTTGACTGGTTTGTGACTTACGTCAAATGA
- the LOC104788526 gene encoding protein DETOXIFICATION 19-like encodes MADPTTLSPLLDDHEGERDDRGRGTSTWVEKLVDVEETKAQIIYSVPMIFTNLFYYCIPLTSVMFASHLGQLELAGATLANSFATVSGYAFMIGLSGALETLCGQGFGAENYRMLGIHLQSSCIVSLVFTILITIFWFYTESIFVFLRQDPSISKQAALYMKYLTPGLVAFGFLQNILRFCQTQSIITPLVILSFIPLVVNVGVAYVLVYVAGFGFIGAPIATSISTWVAFLSLGIYVICSENFKETWTGYSLESFRYVVMNLTLSIPSAAMVCLEYWAFEILVFMAGVMPNPEINTSLVAICVTTESISYMLTYGLSAAASTRVSNELGAGNIEGAKKATSVSVKLSLVLALGVVIAILVGHDVWVGFYSNNLVIKEEFASMRFFLAASITLDSIQGVLSGVARGCGWQNGVTVINLGTFYLIGMPIAAFCGFKLKLYAKGLWIGMICGIFCQSSSLLLMTIFRKWTKLTDATV; translated from the exons ATGGCTGATCCCACAACGCTCTCTCCGTTGTTGGATGACCATGAAGGTGAAAGAGATGATAGAGGGAGAGGAACATCAACTTGGGTTGAAAAGCTGGTTGACGTGGAAGAAACAAAGGCTCAAATTATCTACTCTGTGCCAATGATATTCACCAATCTTTTCTACTATTGTATCCCTTTAACCTCTGTGATGTTCGCTTCCCACCTCGGCCAACTCGAGCTCGCCGGTGCCACCCTTGCCAATTCTTTCGCCACCGTCTCCGGTTATGCCTTCATG ATAGGATTAAGTGGAGCACTTGAGACGTTGTGTGGACAAGGCTTCGGCGCAGAAAACTACAGGATGTTGGGGATTCATCTACAATCATCTTGCATCGTCTCATTGGTCTTCACCATCCTCATCACCATATTCTGGTTTTACACAGAATCGATTTTTGTGTTTCTCAGACAAGATCCTAGCATCTCAAAACAAGCTGCACTCTATATGAAGTACCTAACCCCCGGTTTGGTGGCTTTCGGGTTCTTACAAAATATTCTGAGATTTTGCCAAACACAATCGATCATTACTCCTCTAGTCATCCTCTCATTTATTCCCTTGGTGGTTAATGTTGGTGTCGCATATGTTCTGGTTTATGTAGCTGGGTTTGGATTCATTGGTGCTCCAATAGCTACATCTATTTCAACGTGGGTAGCATTCCTATCTCTCGGAATTTATGTGATCTGTTCAGAAAATTTTAAGGAAACATGGACTGGATACTCGTTGGAATCATTCCGTTACGTCGTAATGAACTTGACATTAAGTATCCCTTCCGCTGCTATGGTATG TTTGGAATATTGGGCGTTCGAGATTCTTGTGTTCATGGCAGGAGTGATGCCAAATCCGGAAATCAATACTTCTTTGGTAGCTATATG CGTCACCACGGAATCGATTAGCTACATGTTAACATATGGACTTAGCGCAGCTGCAAG TACCCGTGTGTCCAACGAACTTGGAGCTGGAAATATAGAAGGCGCAAAGAAAGCGACTTCTGTGTCCGTTAAGTTGTCTTTAGTTCTTGCTCTCGGCGTAGTGATTGCCATACTTGTAGGTCATGATGTATGGGTTGGTTTCTATAGCAATAACCTTGTGATAAAAGAGGAGTTTGCATCAATGAGGTTTTTCCTTGCTGCTTCTATAACTCTTGATTCGATCCAAGGTGTTCTATCAG gagttgcaagaggatgtggatgGCAAAATGGAGTCACGGTTATAAATTTGGGAACATTCTACTTAATTGGAATGCCTATTGCTGCCTTTTGTGGTTTCAAACTGAAATTATATGCCAAG GGTTTGTGGATTGGTATGATATGTGGGATATTTTGCCAATCCTCATCTCTCTTGCTCATGACAATTTTCCGGAAGTGGACAAAGCTTACTGATGCTACGGTCTGA
- the LOC104788558 gene encoding endo-1,3;1,4-beta-D-glucanase isoform X2 — protein MSGPQCCENPPTLNPVSGSGNVEKLGGLDAYVSGSPDSKLCAILVSDVFGYEAPNLRALADKVAASGFYVVVPDYFCGDPYDPSNQERPIQVWIKDHGCDKGFEETKPLLEAIKNKGITAIGAAGMCWGAKVVVELSKVELIQAAVLLHPSFVTVDDIKDVKAPIAILGAEIDKLSPPALVKQFEEILASKPEIL, from the exons ATGTCGGGACCTCAGTGCTGCGAAAACCCGCCGACACTTAACCCGGTTTCCGGGTCGGGTAATGTCGAGAAGCTGGGTGGACTCGATGCTTACGTCTCCGGCTCTCCCGATTCCAAGCTCTGTGCGATCCTCGTTTCTGATGTTTTTG GTTATGAAGCTCCAAACTTGAG GGCGCTTGCGGACAAGGTTGCGGCTTCTGGATTCTATGTTGTCGTTCCTGACTACTTTTGTGGAGATCCTTATGATCCCTCTAACCAGGAGAGACCCATCCAAGTTTGGATTAAAGACCATGGCTGT GATAAGGGTtttgaagaaaccaaaccatTACTTGAAGCCATAAAGAACAAAGGCATAACTGCCATTGGAGCTGCAGGAATGTGTTGGGGag CAAAAGTAGTGGTGGAACTGTCTAAAGTGGAGCTTATTCAAGCAGCTGTTTTGCTTCATCCTTCTTTTGTCACAGTTGATGATATCAAGG ATGTGAAGGCTCCAATTGCTATATTAGGAGCTGAGATTGATAAGTTATCCCCACCAGCACTCGTGAAGCAATTTGAGGAGATTCTAGCTTCCAAACCCGAG ATTTTGTAG
- the LOC104788573 gene encoding plant UBX domain-containing protein 12-like → MLECQSMMEKLSPFMDMASLEIESLRRIKRTKRDEEAQEEEKKEESEESTTSSSSSSSNAYFGFPNLPKEPTNRDFDQSVLCRIRVRLPDGRITQRSFLKSESVQLLWSYCNSQIDESERNLFKLIQAFPGDYKTLHYGSNTTFEQSGLANSVVSVSWV, encoded by the coding sequence ATGCTTGAGTGTCAGTCGATGATGGAGAAATTATCACCGTTCATGGACATGGCTTCGTTAGAGATCGAGTCTCTGCGAAGGATCAAACGCACCAAACGCGATGaagaagcacaagaagaagaaaaaaaagaagaatcggAGGAGTCTACGacgtcgtcttcgtcttcgtcatcAAACGCGTATTTCGGATTCCCTAACTTACCCAAAGAACCGACGAATCGCGATTTCGATCAAAGCGTTTTGTGCAGAATCCGCGTTCGGTTACCTGACGGGAGGATAACGCAGAGGAGTTTCTTGAAGAGTGAATCGGTTCAGCTTCTTTGGTCGTATTGTAATTCGCAGATTGATGAATCGGAGAGGAATCTGTTTAAGCTGATCCAAGCGTTTCCTGGGGATTATAAGACTCTTCATTATGGATCTAATACGACTTTTGAACAATCTGGTCTTGCCAATTCTGTTGTTTCGGTTTCTTGGGTCTGA
- the LOC104788536 gene encoding endo-1,3;1,4-beta-D-glucanase-like, whose protein sequence is MSGHHHQCTENPPNLDPNSGSGHVEKLGNLDTYVSGSTHSKLAVLLVSHVFGYETPNLRKLADKVAEAGFYAVVPDFFHGDPYNPENQDRPLPIWIKDHGQEKGFEESKPIVEALKNKGITSIGAAGFCWGAKVAVELAKQKLVDATVLLHPSRVTVDDIKGVNIPIAVLGAKFDQVSPPELVRQFEYVLASKSEVKSVVKIFPSVKHGWTVRYNENDPSEVEAAEEAHKDMLAWLTNHVK, encoded by the exons ATGTcgggtcatcatcatcagtgcACCGAGAACCCACCTAATCTGGATCCAAATAGCGGGTCGGGTCATGTCGAGAAACTGGGAAACCTCGACACTTACGTCTCTGGTTCTACTCATTCAAAGCTTGCTGTTCTTCTCGTCTCTCATGTTTTCG GATATGAAACTCCAAACCTGAG GAAACTTGCTGACAAGGTTGCTGAAGCTGGATTCTATGCCGTGGTTCCTGATTTCTTCCATGGTGATCCTTATAATCCCGAGAATCAAGATCGACCGCTTCCTATATGGATAAAAGATCATGGACAA GAGAAAGGGTTTGAGGAGTCAAAGCCAATAGTGGAGGCCTTGAAGAACAAAGGCATAACTAGTATAGGAGCAGCAGGGTTTTGTTGGGGTG CAAAAGTTGCGGTGGAACTAGCAAAGCAGAAGCTTGTTGACGCTACTGTTTTATTACATCCTTCTCGTGTTACGGTGGATGATATCAAGG GGGTCAACATTCCAATTGCTGTGTTAGGAGCTAAATTCGATCAAGTATCTCCTCCAGAACTTGTGAGACAATTCGAATATGTTTTAGCTTCTAAATCTGAG GTGAAGAGTGTTGTGAAGATATTTCCAAGTGTCAAACACGGTTGGACTGTTAGGTACAATGAAAATGATCCATCAGAAGTTGAAGCTGCAGAGGAAGCTCACAAGGACATGCTCGCTTGGCTCACCAACCATGTCAAGTAA
- the LOC104788541 gene encoding ribonucleoside-diphosphate reductase small chain A-like isoform X2 yields MGSLKDGQRRDMEEEEEDESKEPLLMAQNQRFTMFPVRYKSIWEMYKKAEASFWTAEEVDLSTDVQQWEALSLSEKHFISHVLAFFAASDGIVLENLAARFLNDVQVPEARAFYGFQIAMENIHSEMYSLLLETYIKDPKEKDRLFNAIETIPCIAKKAQWCLDWIQSFCAIFWLKKRGLMPGLTFSNELISRDEGLHCDFACLLYSLMQKQLPLEKVYQIVHEAVEIETEFVCKALPCDLIGMNSNLMSQYIQFVADRLLVTLGCERRYKAENPFDWMEFISLQGKTNFFEKRVGEYQKASVMSNLQNGSKNYEFTTEEDF; encoded by the exons ATGGGTTCGTTGAAGGATGGTCAAAGAAGAGacatggaggaagaagaagaagatgaatcgaAAGAGCCGCTTTTGATGGCGCAGAACCAGAGGTTCACTATGTTTCCCGTTAGGTACAAATCGATTTGGGAGATGTATAAGAAGGCTGAGGCTAGTTTCTGGACTG CCGAAGAGGTTGATCTTTCGACTGATGTGCAACAATGGGAAGCCTTGTCGTTATCGGAGAAACACTTTATTAGCCATGTTCTGGCGTTTTTCGCAGCATCAGATGGGATTGTTTTGGAGAATTTGGCTGCTAGATTCTTGAATGATGTCCAAGTTCCTGAG GCTCGCGCTTTCTATGGGTTTCAAATTGCCATGGAGAACATTCATTCGG AGATGTACAGCTTACTTCTGGAGACATATATAAAGGATCCAAAGGAGAAGGATAGATTGTTCAATGCTATCGAGACCATTCCTTGTATTGCCAAGAAGGCACAATGGTGTTTAGATTGGATTCAAAG CTTCTGTGCCATCTTCTGGCTTAAGAAGAGGGGTCTTATGCCTGGTTTGACCTTCTCAAACGAGCTTATATCGAGAGACGAGGGGCTCCACTGTGACTTTGCTTGTCTCTTGTACAG TTTGATGCAAAAGCAGCTTCCGTTGGAGAAAGTTTATCAGATTGTTCATGAGGCAGTAGAAATCGAGACAGAGTTTGTCTGCAAGGCTCTTCCATGTGATCTGATAGGAATGAACTCAAACCTCATGAGTCAGTACATACAATTTGTTGCAGACCGTCTTCTG gttacCTTGGGGTGTGAAAGGAGATACAAAGCAGAAAACCCATTTGACTGGATGGAGTTCATATCTCTGCA AGGGAAGACCAACTTCTTTGAGAAGAGAGTAGGAGAGTATCAGAAGGCATCGGTTATGTCAAACCTCCAAAATGGAAGTAAGAACTACGAATTCACAACTGAGGAGGACTTTTGA
- the LOC104788541 gene encoding ribonucleoside-diphosphate reductase small chain A-like isoform X1 has product MGSLKDGQRRDMEEEEEDESKEPLLMAQNQRFTMFPVRYKSIWEMYKKAEASFWTAEEVDLSTDVQQWEALSLSEKHFISHVLAFFAASDGIVLENLAARFLNDVQVPEARAFYGFQIAMENIHSEMYSLLLETYIKDPKEKDRLFNAIETIPCIAKKAQWCLDWIQSPMSFSVSLVAFACVEGIFFSGSFCAIFWLKKRGLMPGLTFSNELISRDEGLHCDFACLLYSLMQKQLPLEKVYQIVHEAVEIETEFVCKALPCDLIGMNSNLMSQYIQFVADRLLVTLGCERRYKAENPFDWMEFISLQGKTNFFEKRVGEYQKASVMSNLQNGSKNYEFTTEEDF; this is encoded by the exons ATGGGTTCGTTGAAGGATGGTCAAAGAAGAGacatggaggaagaagaagaagatgaatcgaAAGAGCCGCTTTTGATGGCGCAGAACCAGAGGTTCACTATGTTTCCCGTTAGGTACAAATCGATTTGGGAGATGTATAAGAAGGCTGAGGCTAGTTTCTGGACTG CCGAAGAGGTTGATCTTTCGACTGATGTGCAACAATGGGAAGCCTTGTCGTTATCGGAGAAACACTTTATTAGCCATGTTCTGGCGTTTTTCGCAGCATCAGATGGGATTGTTTTGGAGAATTTGGCTGCTAGATTCTTGAATGATGTCCAAGTTCCTGAG GCTCGCGCTTTCTATGGGTTTCAAATTGCCATGGAGAACATTCATTCGG AGATGTACAGCTTACTTCTGGAGACATATATAAAGGATCCAAAGGAGAAGGATAGATTGTTCAATGCTATCGAGACCATTCCTTGTATTGCCAAGAAGGCACAATGGTGTTTAGATTGGATTCAAAG TCCTATGTCATTTTCTGTGAGTCTGGTTGCGTTTGCATGCGTAGAAGGAATATTCTTCTCAGGAAG CTTCTGTGCCATCTTCTGGCTTAAGAAGAGGGGTCTTATGCCTGGTTTGACCTTCTCAAACGAGCTTATATCGAGAGACGAGGGGCTCCACTGTGACTTTGCTTGTCTCTTGTACAG TTTGATGCAAAAGCAGCTTCCGTTGGAGAAAGTTTATCAGATTGTTCATGAGGCAGTAGAAATCGAGACAGAGTTTGTCTGCAAGGCTCTTCCATGTGATCTGATAGGAATGAACTCAAACCTCATGAGTCAGTACATACAATTTGTTGCAGACCGTCTTCTG gttacCTTGGGGTGTGAAAGGAGATACAAAGCAGAAAACCCATTTGACTGGATGGAGTTCATATCTCTGCA AGGGAAGACCAACTTCTTTGAGAAGAGAGTAGGAGAGTATCAGAAGGCATCGGTTATGTCAAACCTCCAAAATGGAAGTAAGAACTACGAATTCACAACTGAGGAGGACTTTTGA